In Brassica napus cultivar Da-Ae chromosome C2, Da-Ae, whole genome shotgun sequence, the sequence TGGAAGCATCGTGGAGTACCAGGACTTTGTGGTATGCTTCTTCAAATTTTCTGCTATGTCTTTGACTTGTACGACACATAGTATTTAAGATAAACCTTATAGCTTGTTCTCTCGTATGGATGTGAAACAGGTGCGTAACTATTCCCCATTACCACCAATCAATAACAGCATCAAGGTGAGGTCCAAACTCTCTCAGTTTCCTGGTTCTTTATCGCTGTTGCTTTTCATACTGAATCCATTTGCTCTTAAACCCTTACATGGCCTCTGTTCTTATTCTTATTAGCATTAGATATGCTTAATTCCTTTGGACCTTCACTCGTTGTACAGATGGAAGTTGGAATCGAGGACTGCTTGCATATCGAGTTTGAGTACAATAAAAGCAAGTAAGAGGACAGTCTCATTTTCACTTATTTCAAGCTCTAATTATAAGgaaaaacttaaaatcaataGCTAATTCCCTATGCTATGGAGGCAGGTATCACCTGAAAGATGTTATCCTCGGGAAAGTGTACTTTCTTCTGGTGAGAATCAAGATAAAGAATATGGATCTTGAGATCAGACGGAGAGAATCAACAGGAGCAGGAGCTAATACTCACGTCGAGACAGAAACATTAGCCAAATTTGAGTTAATGGATGGTGCTCCCGTTAGAGGTATGTGCCTAAATAATTTCCTCACCTGTTCTCAAACTCATTGCTAGTTTCATAACCAAGAAAGTGTTGAGTCATTGTGCAGGCGAGTCGATACCTGTAAGACTGTTCTTGACACCATACGATCTGACGCCAACGCATAAGAACATAAACAACAAATTCAGTGTCAAGTATTATCTGAATCTTGTGCTGGTTGACGAAGAGGATCGCCGTTACTTCAAGCAGCAAGAAATCACCTTGTACAGGCTCAAGGATGAGTCATCTTGATGTtttacaaaaggaaagaaaagagagCAACGAGATTTTTTTTCAGAACTTTGTAAAGCCTTTTTCTAACACTTTTTCTGTATGCAATTAATTGGTTGGGGACTTGGTGGAGTTATGAAGTTGAATCATGTAAGTTTGTTCATTGACCCATAATGTTGTTTGGATTCCATGTAAGAAAACTAGCAACTCTTTTCCAACCTATCATCCACAAATAAgcaattttatttatagaaacaatacagaaataaataaaaaacatataaccaacatTGTAATGGAAAATGTATTAAAAGGAATACTGTAGCAAAACATAACCAAATTAAACTTAAGTACAAACCTAAATGGTCTAGAAAACAGGACACCCATGAACAACCACACCTTTAGCAGTTGGGCATTTAGCAACAGGACAGCCTTCACCAGAGTTTCCCCACCAATCAAGCATTATGTCACTACGTTGCAACGCAAGAAACAAAAGCACAGACATAAACCCAGTCCCTGCATCCATCCCTCCAGACAGAACATAGTTGTACCTCTGCCACCATTCTGTTTTGTACTTGAACAAAAAGTGTCCAAACACAAACGCCATTACTAGCCAGCTTGTAAAGTTAACCGCAGTAGCAGGTGGCATAATAGCAGTGGCTCCAATCAGAACTGGCATGTGAATGCTTGAGATCCATTTCTTTTTTGGGAAGACTCTAGTGGCTAGGTAGACCAGTGTTGGAGCTATTGCACCTCCTAGGAAGAACCAGTTTATGTTTGAATACTCTCCAAGATCACCAAACATTCTTCTTGGTCCTACAAGCCCCCATATTACTGATGCGTCGAAGAAGACTCTATCCGTTGGGCACGTCCATTGACTTTCTGGTGGAAGGAGAGATGTGTCGCAGAGGTTTGGGATCTCGGCCATTAGCCACCATGCTGTCAATGCGTACACGAACACTGCTACTAAAGTTCCCACAACCTGTGAAACACAACAGCAATAAATTTGTCTAAATGTTATGCTTTTGAGAAAACCAATCCATGGCCTGGACCGTTTGGCCCTGAAATTAATGGGGGCTAGAAACAATACTAAATAaatgtttttcatttgaccaaaaaaaataatatatatatatatatatgcttttctTAATCATTCCGAGATCTaaagatatatacatattaattaCTAATATTTTAGAGGTCATAGGCGAATGTTTTATCTCGATATGATCAATCAATACGGCCCCTGCCGTGGGCTAAACTAAGCCCACCACTGTACAGACCGTTCTAACCCGTCAAGCCTCGCCACTTTTATTTGGTTAGATTATATTTATACCACAGGTTCGTTTATGGACAAGGCTTAAACCCTAAAGATCAAAAGTGACAGTTCTAGTAAAATTACAACATATTGTATGTTGGAATATTAAAACTAACCTGTGCCATAAACATAGTTCTTGGTGGGATCTTCATGTAAGAACCAAGCTTCAAATCAGCAAGGAAAGTCAGCGACTGGGACATGCTGATGTATCCGTAAGTCTTGAAGCATATGTTAGCAACAGGTCTCTCTGGATATGCATACCCAATGATGTATTCAGTGATAATATTCAAACCTGGAGCctacaacaaaagaaaaaagaatcgGTTTTAATATCATCATAAGCGgttattaaatgtttttaattctCTCTTCTAGTCACCTGGTTAGTAGTGGCCATGATTACACCAACAAGAGGAGTGAAGAATATAGCTATCAAACAAGCCAAGAAAGCTCCCCACCAGGGAAGCTGAATCTGTTTCTCATAGTAAACACATATGAAGACAATCACAGCAATATTCACCGCGAAAATAGACAGAAACCACCATAGAGGAACCTCCTTGTAGTTCCTCTTCATGATCTTTGTATGTATATCCATCTTCTTGTCCTTACGTAGAGCTCCTCTGGTTTGGTTCCAAAGATCTTTTCCGTAGAAAAGAAAGACATGTACAACACTAGCAGTCAAGGTAGCGAAACCTAACCCATAAGTAACAGCAAAGAAAGTGCTCATGTGGACTGGTCCTGTCTCCGCATAAGCCTTGTGATCAAGGCGGAACTCGTCATTGATGATGCTCCTCACGTTGTATTCTTGCCCGTTTGCTACAAAGAGTTTGCCTGAGTAGATTGGGAAGGTCTTGGCGTTGAAGAAGTCTAGATAGTAGCATAGAGGTGTGATTACGTACATCAGAATAAAGTATCCGACCGCGATGTTTGCTGTGGCAAAGAACGGGCTAGCGAGTGGACTTCCGAGGTAAGAAGCGATGGTTGACCAGTCTAAACCAAAGGAACCGATACCAAGACCAGCTGACCCTGAACCGAGCTGGTTTACTAAAATCGATTTAGGGCTAATCCAACATAACCAAGAGACGGTGGTCAAGAGAGTGAAGAGGTAGCCTGGGAGAAGATAGTAGGAGAAGCTGGTGATTAGTGTGATAACGAAGAACTGGTTTCTAGTAACTCCCCATTCTGATCTCTTCTCCTTCTCATGCAAGGCTCTGTACATGATCAAAGTCAGAgattaaatataaaagatagCGTGATTGACAAGGAATCGTTATCGTTACCTGAAGAGTGACACTTGAACGAGATTGCTTGGCCACCACATCTCACCAGGTTCAACTAAATGTTTCCTATACAAACCAGCCCAACCGAATCCCAATACCTTGCACGCCaagaaacataataaaaactcttagttttttttttaatcatcacAAATCAATACTTTTAGGAAAAAAGTATCTTTCAAATTGGAGATTAacctatttaaaataatatgaataagACCTTAATTAATTCTTCTGCTTGTTTGATCTAAAAACGACTCGAAATCAAAATATTCCGCAAGGTCCGTAGTTGTATTGTACCTGAGTTGTAATCATAACGAGTAAAGCAGGAATGAAATCAAGCCGTCTCTTGTAATAAAGCTTAACAGCACTAAGAATGTGACTGGCGTAAACAGCTCCAGAGCCTGAGTTTGCGAACACGGTTATAAGAACATGTTCTTTTGTACTAAACGGGCCAGGATTCATAGTGAAAGACCACCGCGTCCCTTCGAAGAATATCCTTGTCGGAAGAACCCTAGCCATGAGATGACCAACGGGAACAACAGCAATCTGAGCCGACACAGATGAGATGGTCAAAGGATTGGTTCTGTACCAAAAGAACTGGTTGAGAAATGACAAGAGAACACAAGCGGTTATGCCCAAAACCCACATCCTGAATGTAACCGTCGGTGAAGTTGGATCGTCTGTTTTAGGCACCGTTAGTTCCACTTGTGGAACTATACTCATCTCATCGTCGCCGTAAGGATCATAGTCCGATTCAGAATCAGATCTCATCTCTGTGATGTTGTCTCTCATTGGTCGTCAAGAACAGAAAAAGTAGTATGCTGGTTTGTCTATCTGCTATGCATAAGATAAGATAAAGCCGAAGTTATGTGTTTGTGTGATTGTGTTTATGTAACTGTTCTTGAGGTTCTCTTTTAAATATGCAAATACACACACGCTCACATTCATGAATATCATATATACATAGAGGAGATACCTATAAATTAGTTAATGAAACACACTCGCATACAGAAGAGTTGTCTTCCTCAAATTGTGTCTGATTTGAGATCCTAATTGAGTTACAGATTTGTTGGAAATTAATGTTTTGCATTAACTTTGGTATTATATCTTTAGTGATATTTCCACTAAAGGAAGTATGATTCGGAATTAGGATTACATTCCAGTTTGGCCTTTGATTATCATTGACtgtaacataaaatataaggaAATATATCCCTGAATTTGCTGAGGGAAAATGTTTAGTTTTGgttaaaaaatcttaaattataTGTTTCATATGTGCCAAATTATTAAATAAGCTGCAGAGATAGACGTATAAAAGCTAGTTTTAGTTCGAAAATTTGTGATGATCCTAATATTGATTTACATGTAGCTTTCATCGAATCTTAAATATTGATTCATTTTATTGaactaaatatttgaatttttatcatattaaatatttgattctttgtatagaATCATAaatgtttgattatttgtaagAGAATCTTAAAATGTTGATCCAGTGACTCTTTAGGACAAGTACATGTTTCTAGGAGATGAGGTCTTGGACGAATGTGAGAGCCTGAGTCCCCGAGTCATGCTGATGCATCCGGGAGTATGGCTTATTCGTTTCCGCATTATAGGTCACTGAGAAAATGAATGCACAAACTATATCAACCTAATTACCTAGTACCTACTAAAACATTTCTACACtaataaataatcttttttcgAACAAccagatatattttaataaataatctaaattgCATAAccagatatattttaaatgtggaAGAGCCGTAACTTACTGGTTAAACTTTAAAAGCTTCTACACCCATGTCTGGAATTTGAATCCTAGACTATACAATTTCTTGTAGATGATATGATGCAAAGCTTATCGTAGGTTCTAGAGGCCGTTCGTTGTGGTCATTTGCTGCAAAGGGAGCATGTCGAGGATGTCGTACATACAAGTGTTTCACGGAGATCTTCATCGTAGAATCCTTATTTGTGGAGCTGTTCATCAATATCGCATATATTGCAGGTAGTTGATCATCAACgtgtaattaaatattatatgatgATGTAATGTGTTACCTAGTATTAAAGAAAagagatatttaaatatttctaaCATGCTTTGAACCGAAATGGTGTCAGTCAACCGTGAAATTTACCAATGACATGTTCAGATGGACTGATTAgttcttaaaattatatttttcacgcTATTTTCTACGGACAATTTCTTTAGAAAAAGTCACTCACAACGAATTTCTGacaaaaatatttgtcaattttaACAAGTTGGGAAATTTTTTGTCAAGATTTCGTCGGACCATTAGACGAACTCCAACTGACACATCCTCGGTGAAATACCGACGAAAACAGTTGCCGGCAATATATTTCAATGAAATTTTGGGAAATTATTTCTACGAATGAAGTGTATGTCAAAAAAATTCCTAACAAACAGTTTTCACTGGTAAAAAATGTTCCGACAGGTAAAACTCGTTAGGAATTTTCCAATgtatatttaaagaaaaaatagaaacctaaaacattaaaaaaaaaaatctaaacttgAAATTGatattgtaaatttaaaatactacataaagttttataaaataaaataaaaatatttaaaagttttaaaagttaGAAAAACCAAAAGTTATTTGGAAACAATTGCTTCATATTGCCCATCATAATCTGGTTCATCTTCTTAATTTTTGCCACTTGAGCCTGATTTGCCGCCATTTGAACTTGGGCTTCAGCCATTTGAGTATAATGATTGTAGCATTTAGGGTCTCCAAATCTGCAATCCTCTCATCCTTGTTCCTCAATTACTTCACAATCTTGAGATCAACATACGAAgctgtgaagaagaagagttggaTGGATGGGCTAACCCGACCAAATGACATTTGTTTTTTGATACCGCCCCAAAAAAGTTAAtcaaaatgttaataaaattaataaatttaaatttaaatttaaatttatcccAAACACAAGATTGTTAATTCGTTCTTGGATCAAGCTGTTGGAAGCTTAGGAAGAAAGAAATGATTCCGTCTGAATTTCTACCAAGTGGATGATCTTTCTCATAAAAGAATCTTTTTTAGTTTCATCTGTTTTTTTCTTGGTATATGGCTATATGCCGCTTTCACCAGAATAAGATTATCGATGGATTATCATCGTTTTCTTCAATCTAAAAATAAAGATtacagttacaaaaaataaaaataaaataaaaataacgattaattaataaataaataaaatatttaaattatttacaagTTGATCTTCGAAGGAAAACATACCATCTAAGTTATAGACGTAAAGCACCTTTCTGCCAAGTTCGCTGCGACGGTTTCCAGAGGACTTATCTTGAGTTTCCAtaaagtattttaaatgtaatctaattttataaaatttattttctttgactGATGCGTACACACTACACAGATAGTAAACGATTaggaaatatttaaaatactaatGGAAAAACCgtatatccaaatatttaagtcTTCAGTTGCAAAAGCATCTCCAAAAATGaactctatttttaagtttccaaaactctatatttgaagtttcaatttgttcttcttcaaaagtaaaacttcaaacataacttcaaaattatttatattttacactatgatccttatatttgttatagttgatgtaaattcataaaacttctataaataactagtatatatatataaatattacagaaatattaattaaaaaaatcttacactaaaatataaaattataaataaaagtacatagttaaatattaaactgcaagcaaatagtacattattccataaaattatttccgtaatgctcccatatatgatcaactagtgcatttcgaagtaagaaatgattctctttattttttatttgtagattacgagccaaaaattgttgaaatcggaTATCCTCATAATATACCCGCTGatagtttgatatcatcaaacgaaaaaatccttgatcttttaaacGAAAGTACAACAAACAGGGAAAAATGTCATGTGATGATTGAATTACGACTgcaaaatgaagcaaaaaagttagcttttaaagaagtaaaagaggaaaataaaatattgctaaaaaacttagcttctatcgatgatattaatatttgtgaatACATTCGATCTGAACAAAAAAGAATCGTACGAAAAAGGCGTcaagagcaacaacaacaatcatcttcggttacacaaaatttgtttgggcaatattttggagatttgagaGGTTCTGGAGCAAATTTaccagactattagtgttgttataatatttaaacttgaataataattatgtcttcatgtgtatttttaataagtttttattatggttttttgtaatattcttgttgtttaattctagttttaaaatattataaatcttgttttaaattttttatttaatttcatgtgtaaaacttaaatttataaaacaaatttgaatatttatgagatataaaagttttatggattaaaacaataaacaaaaaaatatttaagaattataattatgatgtataattgtaaggaccaaaatgcaaataaaaagatgaaacttcaaatttgaagttttgaaaagtgaaactctatatttggagtttcacttttcaaaacttcaaatttgaagtattgaagttttttttagtAGCAAAAAGCTCTATATTCGGaattatagagtttttttttggagatacTCTAAGAGTGACGAAACTATGATGGACATATACAATCATACGTAAATTTTTGACCCAATTTTAAGGGTcgcatattattttataaataattatgttcACATAACAAgagaatatattaattaatttataattacgTACTAATAACATAATTTGCCTATCTctagataatttaaaatattattttctagttTGAAAGAATATACATCTTGTTTATAAACAagtataaaaacattaatataaagCGGTGGCCAGATAATTAAGCATAccacttaatattttattagttttattaaaatgtcgGCAGAGTGAATTACGGTTAATCACCCCTTGACTCATTTcgtttaaaagattttaaagaCAGAAACTCCGAACTACAATTTCATTACATCTTTGATCGCAACATTACTCTtccttctatatatatttggtaTGATAAACATATATAGATCTATGTATCTATATCTGATTGACTATTTAGATCATATATCTcgtatatattaattgagaaacattataactttttttttagtcACGTATCATCATTAGGTTAATTCTTAAAATTactagagaaatacattggtccacttaattatataataaactttttattaaactaaccataaattcattattaatgttctttcttattttcttaaataaaaattatgtaattgCCTAATATTGTTAAAGTATATAttgcaattaatgattttgaacaataaataatttaataaaaattagtttattttctatcatatttgtttaattttatattagtaaaataaattaaacaacctcattaaccatataataaaaattagatttttctatatattttatattttgaatttttttaaatgactttaatttaccaaaactgttaaaagtctcacattcaaattttgtgatccattgtttaaaatttttgttatgataaaataaaaatgattacaaaattttataagttaaaagtctaatttaattaattattaagagtaatatatatatatatatatttaaattaaaatatataccatataaattacataaatattttaatttcaaaatttacttttaattttttttgatacaagctttgaacaaacattgacaacttaatttgtaaaaaaaaatataaattactaaaactgttaatcccacaataaaacttttgttatcagtaatttaaaatttttgttataaaagatacaaatgatcaaaaagccattgaatagaaaaaaatatttaatagacattaatattaaaaatatactatgtatgttgatatcatttaatttaattatatatcctatcaaataaaaacaattattctttggattaataaaattttaattatatgtttgcaccaatttaatcatctgtaatagttactgacttttagttattgaatatgtatttattatttcataatatgtaaaaatatataatacataaaataatttttatatataatgtttattccgcgcaaggcgtaGATCTTAATCTACACTACGATTCTTGTATCTCTATTAAACGCTGCAATGAAGGTTCATCTGAACTATCAAAATGCCACTTAAAATCACTGACCATTAAACGCCACACTTCCGACAAGTATTAAATTGTTACTCATTGtaccaaaagaaaatgaaaagcgtTAAGTTATTACTCAGTTCGTTTCAATTTAATTGTCAtcgtaaattattttttttccttcaaaataagtgtcgttttattattttgagaGCATCTTTATCGGAGGTCTTTAGAGAGGGTTTTTAACAAAAAAGTCGGTGTGGACCCCACATAACAACAAGAAACGTTGCCAAAAATCACGAAATAAAGAACGTCTCTTGCACTATTTGCGggcccactgacacgtggcgatccacgattggtttgattttactttttttttttaaatcaggaaaataataataataataaaaacctCAAATGGGGTTTTATGGAGAAAGATGTTCTGATCCAAATTTATTAACTTAATATTTAACTTATTTTTATACTGGTTGAAATGTGGTTATATATATAGGTAATGATGTTtctatttagatatatataaaattaaatacatattttttagtCTGTGTGTACAAGTCTAAAACGACaactaaaataaaacagaagGAGTAGTTACTAGCTACAGTTAAACCACAATGCTATTTTTTCTTGTctataaaaactaaatttatcaCCAACAAAAAATACTTAGACATGATCTTTCTTAGAAATAGAAGACAAATTGGAaactatatattgtttaaaaaattattttaaataccaTAAGTTAGCTATcgcttttttaaaatattcaatcagaaaaatataatttggatttagagtttagtgattattgtttagggtttaatatttaaagGGTGCATGGAGTTGgattataaactttataaatgattattaaatatttataaatgatttaaaatgttACTTGAATTTGTTTTCATCAcaaatttattgtatttatgaaaatgattattttaaaggtaaatctggaaaaatgatatcaaatttgTGGTATAATTAGAATTATCCgatattgttttataaattactcACGTTGATAAATCATATGCCATGAtcttaactaaaaatattttagtcgTTCTAgcgaaagaaataaaattttaaattggaagTGAAACTAATTAGACTAGACAGAACTATGATATAATGAAGCTGGTAAGATTAGGAGAATCTGGTTAGGTTTGACGAAC encodes:
- the LOC106380963 gene encoding vacuolar protein sorting-associated protein 26A — protein: MNYLRGAFKPACNISITFTDGKNRKQVPVKKDNGQMVMNPLFHSQETIAGKVCIEPYQGKKVEHNGVKVELLGQIEMYFDRGNFYDFTSLVRELDVPGEIYEKKAYPFEFPTVEMPYETYNGVNVRLRYVLKVTVTRGYAGSIVEYQDFVVRNYSPLPPINNSIKMEVGIEDCLHIEFEYNKSKYHLKDVILGKVYFLLVRIKIKNMDLEIRRRESTGAGANTHVETETLAKFELMDGAPVRGESIPVRLFLTPYDLTPTHKNINNKFSVKYYLNLVLVDEEDRRYFKQQEITLYRLKDESS
- the LOC106380130 gene encoding oligopeptide transporter 8, yielding MRDNITEMRSDSESDYDPYGDDEMSIVPQVELTVPKTDDPTSPTVTFRMWVLGITACVLLSFLNQFFWYRTNPLTISSVSAQIAVVPVGHLMARVLPTRIFFEGTRWSFTMNPGPFSTKEHVLITVFANSGSGAVYASHILSAVKLYYKRRLDFIPALLVMITTQVLGFGWAGLYRKHLVEPGEMWWPSNLVQVSLFRALHEKEKRSEWGVTRNQFFVITLITSFSYYLLPGYLFTLLTTVSWLCWISPKSILVNQLGSGSAGLGIGSFGLDWSTIASYLGSPLASPFFATANIAVGYFILMYVITPLCYYLDFFNAKTFPIYSGKLFVANGQEYNVRSIINDEFRLDHKAYAETGPVHMSTFFAVTYGLGFATLTASVVHVFLFYGKDLWNQTRGALRKDKKMDIHTKIMKRNYKEVPLWWFLSIFAVNIAVIVFICVYYEKQIQLPWWGAFLACLIAIFFTPLVGVIMATTNQAPGLNIITEYIIGYAYPERPVANICFKTYGYISMSQSLTFLADLKLGSYMKIPPRTMFMAQVVGTLVAVFVYALTAWWLMAEIPNLCDTSLLPPESQWTCPTDRVFFDASVIWGLVGPRRMFGDLGEYSNINWFFLGGAIAPTLVYLATRVFPKKKWISSIHMPVLIGATAIMPPATAVNFTSWLVMAFVFGHFLFKYKTEWWQRYNYVLSGGMDAGTGFMSVLLFLALQRSDIMLDWWGNSGEGCPVAKCPTAKGVVVHGCPVF